The genomic region tccaaagaaatcccagggctgatctccttcagaatggactggttggatctccttgcagtccaagggactctcaagagtcttctccaacaccacagttcaaaagcatcaattcttcggcgctcagccttcttcacagtccaactctcacatccatacatgaccactggaaataccatagccttgactagatggacctttgttggcaaagtaatgtctctgcttttgaatatgctatctaggttggtcataactttccttccaaggagtaagcgtcttttaatttcatggctgcagtcactatctgcagtgattttggagcccagaaaaataaagtctgacactgtttccactgtttccccatctatttcccatgaagtggtgggaccggatgccatgatcttcgttttctgaatgttgagctttaagccaactttttcactctccactttcactttcatcaagaggctttttagttcctcttcacttcctgccataagggtgatgtcatctgaatatctgaagttattgatatttctcctggcaatcttgattccagcttgtgtttcttccagtccagcatttctcatgatgtactctgcatataagttaaataagcagggtgacaatatacagccttgatgtactccttttcctatttggaaccagtctgttgttccatgtccagttctaactgttgcttcctgacctgcatacagatttctcaagaggcaggtcaggtggtctggtattcccatctctttaagaattttccacagtttattgtgatccacagagtcaaaggctttggcatagtcaataaagcagaaatagatgtttttctggaactctcttgcattttccatgatccagtggatgttggcaatttgatctctggttcctctgccttttctaaaaccagcttgaacatcaggaagttcacggttcacgtattgctgaagcctggctgggagaattttgagcactactttactagcgtgtgagatgagtgcaattgtatggtagtttgagcattctttggcattgcctttctttgggattggaatgaaaacggaccttttccagtcctgtggccatggctgagttttccaaatttgctggcatattgagtgtagcactttcacagcatcatctttcaggatttgaaatagctcaactggaattccatcacctccactagctttgttcgtagtgatgctttctaaggcccatttgacttcacattccaggatgtctggctctagatgagtgatcacaccattgtgattatctgggtcatgaagatcttttttgtacagttcttctgtgtattcttgccatctcttcttaatatcttctgcttctgttaggtccataccatttctgtccttatcgagcccatctttgcatgaaatgttcccttgtttcacttagcatagtattttcagggtccatccatgtcacAGCCTGTGtcccaattttctttttaaggctgaataatattccatcatatgtattaatatgtatcACCCTTTATCTCTTCACCTCTTGATAGATACTTCGGTTGTTTCCACCTATTACTAGGCTGTtgggaataatgctgctatgaactgtTGATGTACCAATATCTGTTTTGGTACCTGCTTTTTAttccccaaactttaaactttttattttgtattggggtatagccaattagcaatgttgtggtagtttcaggtggacagcgaagggactcagccatacatacacatgtatccattcttccccaaactcccctcccattcaagctggcacataacattgagcagagttccacataCTATAcgataggtccttgttggttatccattttaaatacagcagtgttgGGTacctgcttttaattcttttgggcaTACACCCAGAAGTGGAAATGATGGATGCAAGATTAGTCTGGCTAATATCAGGGTTCCTTGAGAGTCCATATGAATTTTGGGCAGGGTTTTTCTTTCTGCAAAATATGCTACTAGGATTTTAATAGTAGTTGcattgaatcttttaaaaaatattttatttatttatttggttgtgctgggtcttagttgcggctgTGGGATCTTTTAGTTCGGCCTGTgagttctagttccctgaccagggattgaacctggccccctGTATTGTGaatgtagagtcttagccactggaccaccagtgaagtcccaatACTTCCTTTATGCGGGTAGAAGCTAAAGATTTGTGTTCAGTTTTTACTCTAAGATTTGTGCACTTTGGTATGTATATGGTATGCATTTATAAATAGTTTACTGATCAGAAAATCCAAAGAGAGAAGTTTACGAAATGAAGGTCAAaatctcccttctcccttcaatCTTATTCCCCAAAAGCACCCCCCAGTTTAAAATAGtgatagatttttctctttatgtacTGATCAGAAAATCCAAAGAGAGAAGTTTACGAAATGAAGGTGAAaatctcccttctcccttcaatcttccccaaatGCGCCCCCCAGTTTAAAATAGtgatagatttttctctttatgccTACAGAAGGATGTATATGTAATTTTTACCCAAATGGCGGCAGCCTATTGTTCTGCACTTTACCTTTCACAAGTAGACATGTATCTCGGGGATCATTTTAATCAGAATAATTAGCTGATCTATTCTTTTTACTTGTTGTTCAGTGGTCTATCCATGGGCTACCCagtgtttatttattcatcccaGTATTGAAGGATATCCAGGATGTTTCCTGGTATATCTGACTACAAATTGTGTTATAATGTGTATTTTTGGACATATGCATTCCCCACATATGTGAGTATCTTAGAAAGGAATACATTTCCAGAAGTGGAGTCGATGCGTTGAAGTTTATGTGTATATTAAATTCTAGTAGatgcaacttttaaaaactgtgttccacattaaaagaaaagtaagCTAGAAAATATGGGAGTTGTGGCAgagttgtggtgaaggaaaggacTGATTGATTCCATTTTCTTCCCTTAGAAACTCCAGGATATTATAAACTGCAACATGGTGTCTGTGGCCCAGGTGAGTCAGGGCTAGGAGGGACTGGGTTCAGAGTCAGCGTAGCTCTGACCACTCTGGGTGGTCCTCAATATCCCGCAGTACTGGACTTGGCATGGAGGCAGTGCTAGCGGAATAGTCCCTGATGGAAAGTAGGGGGACAGGAGTGAACTTGAGGAGGGGGCAGGAGTCTGGGCAGGTGAAGGcagtggaaagaaggaaagacaggaTCCTCTTCATTCGTCCTGCAGATGACTAGAATCCTCCTGCCCGGAATGGTCAGCAGGTAAGAGGCAGTCTCTTTGTTTTTCACTCTGGATCTTTCCTCATCCAACCTCTGGCTATTTCTATTCCCCAGCTCTCCCATtcacatgtccaactcttccctaTCTCTCTGATCTTTCTGATTAGCACAGCGACTaaagggtggggaggtgggtaAATCACTGAGACCCTCTTCCCCGTTGGCAGTGACTGCCTTCCGACTAatgcttcctcctccaggggcaaaGGCATCATCATCAACATATCTTCAGTAGCTGACAGGAGGCCCTATCCATATTTAGCAGTGTATGCGGCCACCAAGGTACCCAGACCCACAGACCGGGCACAGGCTGGCTGCCATGCTGTTATTCCTACAGTAGCCCTTAATTCTGGCCCTGAGGTTATGGCAGAAAAGAccggaatgtgtgtgtgtgtgtgtgtatgtgatgttTCATCAGAGTCTGAAGCTATTAATAGGTCAGATATCTGGGGCACAGTCCAGTGGGCAAGTCagattttgtgttctttttttaagagCAAAGAAAGCTAGGATTTCGAGAACCGGTTAGGTGGGAGGAGGTCAGGGAATATACAGAGAATGGCGCGGCTGGAATGGAGAGTGAGGGGTATGGGAACAAAAGGAGGGCTTAGAGCAAAGAAACTTGCGGGTGTTAAGGTGAGAACTTGAGCCCTGAGGGTGGGGCCCCTCCGGGAACAGGGGAAGGTTCTAGGATACGGATGGCACGCCGGGACAGGGGGCGGGCTGGAGGACTCGACGCGGAAAGTTCGTCGTCCTGGGACCCTCCTTTCTTCTCCGCAGGCCTTTGTGCGAAGCTTCTCCGTGGCCGTGGGGGTAGAGTACCGCTCCAAAGGTGTCATCGTGCAGGTGCCTGACCCCGGAGGGAAGGAGCTCGAGAGGGGCAGGAGTGGCAACTCTTGAGGGGAGGGCTCTGAGGGAGGAGGAGCTTGGATTCAGTGAGGCTCCTAGGAGGAGGGGCGGGCTGGGAATGAGGTGGGGGTGAGGTCTGAAAGAGGACCGCGACTCAGTCTCAAAAAGCTTCGGTggatgtaaatcaactatacttcagtaaaatttaagaaagaaaggaagggaagggagggggaaaaaaagagggagagagaagaagggaggaaggaaggaaaagagagagaaagagggaagaaggaaggaagaaccttttttaagaaaaagcttCCGTGGAACGAAAGTCGCAAGGGGTGGGTTCTCGAGGGGGCGTGGTCCTGGAGGCGTGGTCAGCACATACCTGGGGGCGTGGTCCGCAAGAGGGGTGGGATTCAGGGATTCTCGGAGAGGGCCCGGGAGCTTAGGCTTGGGAGGGAAGGGAGTTCTTATCTTGGCCCCTTTCTTACCTGCAGACAGTGAGCCCCTTTTTGGTTGAAACAAATATGACCTATCCCTTGAAAAAGGGACTGCTCGTAGTGAGCTCCGAAGACTTCGCTCGGCAAGCATTGGACACGCTTGGCCTCACTTCCGAAACCACTGGGTGCCTCAGCCACGCTGTGCAGGTGCTTTCCTGGGGGCAGTCCTAGGGTGCGAGCTGGATGGAACAGCCCCTGGTGCGGGTCCACTAGTCCTCAGAAAGGGGGAGACGGACAGAGAAGGGGAGGGCCCCTAGCCCGGGCTGGGGAGccgggagaggagaggggagactCAAGAATGGGGCGTGTCTTGATCCTTGGTACCTCTCCTTCCCAGGATTTCCTGCTGACCATGCTCCTGCCCAGTTGGTTTTTTATCAGTCCTAGAGGATTTTTTCTGTTGAAGAGCTGTAATGTAGCAGGATTCCTTTCTCAAAGAACTTGACTAAAGGCCTTGAAGGTGTGACCGCATGTCTGTCGTCCCCCGCCCCTTACCAGAGTCCTAAACCAGAATCGTTATTAGGGAGACCTCCCACCGGACAAACAGACCAGTGGAACGGAATTGGTCTTCCAAATACACGGACATTAGTGACAACTGCAGCATCTCAACTCTCTGGCAGCAAAATGGAGCTCTTAATATATGCCGCTAAGACTAGATAGATatttggagaaaaacaaatatacacacacacataatatatatgtacaaatatagcTTGTAGCCATGATGGCTGCACAACTTTGTGAAATACTAAAACCCACTAAATTGTACACAAttaaaaagggtgaattttatggtatgtgaattaaatctcgataaaaatacttttaaaacagaGAGCccctgtgtatgtatgtatgtatgtgtatatatatatatatatgcataaagttGGGTTTAGTTCTCACACCATGTACCTGCATAAACTCCAAATAAATTAGAAATCCCGAAATCTCTGTGTGAAAGTGGAAACACATCAACTAGAAGAATCCATGAATGAATTTCTTTCCATCTTGAAAGGGGGAGaatcttttattattaatattgaaaattaaaagcagcaaaaaaaaattgaactgtaGTTAATGACATACAGGCTGATTACTTAGGAAAAGTGTACTGACGTCTgcaatttactttgaaatgcacTGAAAAGTTAGATGGATAGAGTAAATAGAAATACGGTTAGACAAGTATGACAAAGTGTTGGTAACAGAATCTAAGTGGTAGACACATGTACACCTCTTTCAACTTTCTTGCatcttgaaattttccataatgttGGGAGAAATCCAGgagcaataaaattaaatttataaataaaccgACTTAAGCAGATTTAGAAGTCACTTAAGATGATATGCTTTTTATCACATTTCCGGTGAAGGACAGGCTCGGAACCCTGGAGAAGAAACGGACTTCTTTGAGGCGAAGCGCGGATGTAGACCATCTAGACCATCGAAGAGCCGTCGTTCTTAGCACGTCTTGGTGCGGGTGGTTGTGGGTAGCGCTCAGCGGAAGGAGGATAAACAAGGGCGGGCACCACGCTGAGGCAGGTGGAGGTGGTGGCGAGATCTGGGTGGCGCTGCAGGCCTTGTGACATGCTAGAGGAAGTTACACACTGGTCGGCTTGTTCGTTATCTGTCGCCTGCCTCAAAAGCATTATCCCCACAGTTGGAAACCGTACCTTGGAAGGAAATTAAGCGAAACGCAATTTTGAGGTGTCTActgtaattttcaaaaaatttgagCCAATTTTTAAAGATGTGTTTCAAAATCCGTGTGAAGAGCCACCAAAGTTACCACGAAGCAGGAAGCAGAGGATTCCTTGCAGTGTTAAggagctttttaattttttttgaacacTTTGTTTATACTCAGGATAATTTTCATATGATTGGAGATGATTTAGTAAACTTTAATCATTTCCTTCTGTGCTGCTTGGATCTGATTTTCGCCAGTGACATTATATGCCCAAATAGATGAGACTCCTTGAATTCATCTTTAAAGGTTTACCATCCTGATTTTCATATTGCTGATTTTAGAGCTTCTGTATAGCC from Bos javanicus breed banteng chromosome 18, ARS-OSU_banteng_1.0, whole genome shotgun sequence harbors:
- the LOC133230754 gene encoding very-long-chain 3-oxoacyl-CoA reductase-B-like, translating into MEVEWDALRVLGAVTALFLLLWATWAVGSTVYIYLLPQARRSNHWLRAHGAWAVVTGATSGIGKAYAHELARRGLNVVLISRDLSKLKHEAKEIEGLYGKRTRVIQVDFTGGLEIYETIEAGLKGLEVGVLVNNVGQKYTPRLSKLLDCEDTAKKLQDIINCNMVSVAQMTRILLPGMVSRGKGIIINISSVADRRPYPYLAVYAATKAFVRSFSVAVGVEYRSKGVIVQTVSPFLVETNMTYPLKKGLLVVSSEDFARQALDTLGLTSETTGCLSHAVQDFLLTMLLPSWFFISPRGFFLLKSCNVAGFLSQRT